A genomic window from Trueperella bialowiezensis includes:
- the nusA gene encoding transcription termination factor NusA codes for MDISMDELRIVESELGVDLNILLEAIEAALLHAYNRAPGAVKGARIELNRSTGVVTVWAPELDEDGTVIGEFDDTPNDFGRIATSTARSIIAQRLREAESKRILGDFQGKEGEIVAGTVEGTAGSNQGPRDMFVELGENRGLLRSEEQVPTERFERGDLIRCLVLDISVTPRGASIRLSRSHPDFVRKLFETEVPEITSGVVEIVALAREAGHRTKIAVWSNDPVVAAKGSCIGPNGQRVRAVTQELQGEKIDIVDYDDDITAFIAAALSPAKVLRVDILNPDTRQARAIVPDDQASLAIGKEAQNVRLAAKLTGWSIDIRKASEDTRR; via the coding sequence GTGGACATTTCGATGGACGAGCTGCGGATTGTTGAATCCGAGCTCGGCGTAGATCTCAACATTCTTCTCGAAGCAATCGAGGCCGCGCTCCTGCACGCGTATAACCGTGCGCCGGGTGCGGTGAAAGGTGCGCGTATTGAACTCAACCGCTCGACCGGTGTCGTGACTGTGTGGGCTCCCGAATTGGATGAGGACGGCACGGTTATCGGCGAGTTTGACGACACGCCGAACGACTTCGGCCGTATTGCGACGTCGACAGCCCGGTCGATTATTGCGCAGCGGTTGCGCGAGGCCGAGTCAAAGCGGATCCTTGGGGACTTCCAGGGTAAGGAAGGCGAGATCGTAGCCGGAACCGTTGAGGGTACGGCCGGGTCAAACCAAGGGCCTCGCGACATGTTCGTTGAGTTGGGAGAGAACCGCGGGCTGTTACGTTCCGAGGAGCAGGTGCCCACCGAGCGTTTCGAGCGCGGCGATCTGATTCGTTGCCTCGTGCTCGACATCTCGGTCACCCCGCGCGGTGCGTCGATTAGGCTCTCGCGTTCACATCCTGATTTTGTGCGTAAGCTTTTTGAAACCGAGGTTCCGGAGATCACGTCCGGCGTCGTCGAAATCGTGGCGTTGGCTCGCGAGGCCGGGCACCGCACCAAGATTGCCGTGTGGTCGAACGATCCCGTCGTGGCTGCGAAAGGTTCGTGCATTGGTCCGAACGGCCAGCGAGTGCGTGCCGTTACCCAAGAGTTGCAGGGTGAAAAAATCGATATCGTCGATTACGACGACGACATCACGGCTTTCATCGCAGCCGCGCTCTCGCCGGCGAAGGTGCTCCGGGTAGACATCTTGAATCCGGACACGCGCCAAGCGAGAGCTATCGTGCCAGACGACCAGGCCTCGCTTGCAATCGGCAAGGAAGCACAGAACGTGCGGCTGGCTGCGAAGCTCACCGGGTGGTCGATCGATATCCGTAAGGCGTCGGAAGATACTCGCCGATAG
- a CDS encoding proline--tRNA ligase — MSKLFVRTLRENPADAEVESHKLLVRAGYIRRSAPGIYTWLPLGLRVLRNVEQIIREEMDSAGAQEMLFPALLPREPYEATGRWEDYGPNLFRLKDRRENDYLLAPTHEEMFTLIVKDMCSSYKDLPLNLYQFQTKYRDEARPRAGLLRTREFVMKDAYSFDIDDAGLDSAYQIMRDAYEKTFKRLGVPYVIVQATSGAMGGSRSEEFLSPIDVGEDTFVVSDGGYAANTEAVTTPPVEDLDYSDVPDAQTVDTPDSKTIAALVDFFNEAHPRADRPWEAADTMKNVVVTLTHPDGERELVVIGMPGDREADLKRIEAAVSPAEVEMAGPEDLAKHPELVPGYIGPMMIGPNSPNRVAASDSESGRPEGSVRYLLDPHVRRGSAWITGGDAVDKHSYNVVYGRDFEADGFIEAVEVRAGDEAPDGSGPLRIQRGIEIGHIFQLGRKYAEALGLTVLDQNGKATVVTMGSYGIGVSRLVAALAELNHDELGLKWPAHVAPAQVHILATGKGSEVFAAAEKIGEELTAAGVEVIYDDRQKVSAGVKFKDYELLGMPYAIVVGRGLADGKVELRDRRAGTSVDVDVDDAVAATLEVVRG; from the coding sequence ATGTCGAAACTTTTTGTCCGTACCTTGCGTGAGAATCCTGCTGACGCCGAGGTTGAATCCCACAAGTTGCTTGTGCGTGCCGGGTATATTCGCCGTAGCGCGCCAGGTATTTATACGTGGTTGCCGCTTGGCCTGCGTGTGTTGCGTAACGTGGAGCAGATTATTCGCGAGGAGATGGACTCGGCGGGAGCGCAGGAGATGCTTTTCCCGGCGTTGCTTCCGCGCGAGCCCTATGAGGCGACCGGGCGGTGGGAGGATTACGGGCCGAACCTTTTCCGGCTGAAGGATCGCCGCGAGAACGACTACCTGCTTGCGCCCACACATGAGGAAATGTTTACCCTCATTGTGAAAGACATGTGCAGTTCGTATAAGGATCTGCCGCTGAACTTGTACCAGTTCCAGACCAAGTATCGCGACGAGGCACGGCCGCGCGCTGGCCTGCTTCGCACGCGCGAGTTCGTGATGAAGGACGCCTACTCGTTCGATATCGACGACGCCGGGCTGGATTCGGCTTACCAGATCATGCGCGACGCCTACGAAAAGACCTTCAAGCGTTTGGGCGTGCCGTATGTGATCGTGCAGGCGACGTCGGGTGCGATGGGCGGTTCGCGTTCGGAAGAGTTCCTCTCACCGATCGACGTTGGGGAGGACACGTTTGTGGTCTCCGACGGCGGATACGCGGCGAACACTGAAGCGGTAACCACTCCGCCGGTGGAGGATCTCGACTACTCGGACGTGCCGGACGCGCAGACCGTTGACACCCCAGATTCGAAGACGATCGCGGCGTTGGTCGATTTCTTCAACGAGGCTCATCCGCGTGCGGATCGCCCGTGGGAGGCGGCGGACACGATGAAGAACGTGGTCGTGACGTTGACGCACCCGGATGGCGAGCGCGAACTAGTGGTGATTGGCATGCCGGGGGACCGCGAAGCAGATCTGAAGCGTATCGAGGCGGCGGTGTCTCCGGCAGAAGTGGAGATGGCTGGCCCAGAAGATTTGGCTAAGCACCCCGAACTCGTGCCCGGTTACATCGGTCCGATGATGATCGGCCCGAATTCGCCGAACCGAGTGGCAGCATCCGACAGCGAGTCCGGCCGTCCCGAAGGCTCGGTGCGCTACCTGCTTGATCCGCACGTGCGCCGCGGATCGGCGTGGATTACTGGTGGCGACGCCGTCGACAAGCATTCTTACAACGTCGTGTATGGCCGTGATTTCGAAGCTGACGGGTTTATCGAGGCTGTTGAAGTACGAGCGGGCGACGAGGCGCCGGATGGATCCGGTCCGCTGCGTATCCAGCGCGGTATCGAAATCGGGCATATTTTCCAGCTGGGCCGCAAGTACGCCGAAGCGCTTGGGCTGACCGTACTCGACCAGAACGGTAAAGCAACCGTGGTGACGATGGGCTCGTACGGCATCGGCGTTTCGCGCCTGGTGGCCGCGCTCGCCGAACTTAATCACGACGAGCTTGGACTCAAATGGCCCGCACACGTGGCCCCCGCACAGGTTCACATTCTTGCGACGGGCAAGGGCAGTGAGGTGTTCGCCGCTGCAGAGAAGATCGGCGAGGAACTCACGGCCGCTGGCGTGGAAGTCATTTACGACGACCGCCAGAAAGTCTCCGCCGGCGTCAAGTTCAAAGACTACGAACTGCTCGGCATGCCGTATGCGATCGTCGTCGGGCGTGGTCTGGCCGATGGAAAAGTGGAACTCCGCGATCGCCGGGCGGGCACGTCAGTTGACGTGGATGTCGACGACGCCGTGGCCGCCACCCTCGAGGTTGTCCGCGGCTAG
- a CDS encoding GNAT family N-acetyltransferase, with product MRWLRRSRIRRLSALDKPAAIRLLERDPVATVLARVHIEAEPTRPAHALGLFDDDGELTALCWNGANLVPFGFDAAGLDLLAEHLLTSRQLCNSLVGPADQVLPLWERLDGGYSRPRDIRERQLSMVYEGREVVAPDPEVRAAQLGEGRLVVPASVAMFTEEVGYDPTVFGNAYTRRVHDLVRHGYTFVRIGPNEYGVPRVEFKADVGAIAGGVAQIQGVWTAPDLRGQGIAARAMVTVAHAVSAAIAPTVSLYVNDYNTAAVRAYQKAGFTTVGIYATVLL from the coding sequence ATGCGCTGGCTGCGCCGCTCGCGCATTCGGCGGCTCAGCGCGCTTGACAAGCCGGCTGCCATCCGGTTGTTGGAACGTGACCCGGTTGCCACTGTTCTCGCTCGCGTACACATCGAGGCGGAGCCCACGCGCCCGGCTCACGCGCTGGGGCTTTTTGACGACGACGGCGAACTGACCGCGCTGTGTTGGAATGGCGCGAACTTGGTACCTTTCGGTTTTGATGCCGCAGGTTTGGATCTGTTGGCCGAACACTTGTTGACCTCTCGCCAGTTGTGTAATTCGCTTGTGGGGCCTGCGGATCAGGTGTTGCCGTTGTGGGAGCGGCTGGATGGCGGGTATTCGCGGCCGCGCGATATTCGCGAGCGCCAGTTGTCGATGGTGTATGAGGGCCGGGAGGTGGTGGCTCCGGATCCTGAAGTGCGGGCGGCACAGCTTGGGGAGGGGCGGCTGGTGGTTCCGGCGTCGGTGGCGATGTTCACCGAGGAGGTTGGTTACGATCCGACCGTGTTCGGGAACGCTTACACGCGGCGAGTGCACGATTTAGTGCGGCACGGGTACACATTCGTGCGGATTGGGCCGAATGAGTATGGCGTTCCCCGGGTGGAGTTTAAGGCGGACGTGGGCGCGATTGCTGGGGGAGTGGCGCAGATTCAGGGCGTGTGGACTGCTCCTGATCTGCGCGGCCAGGGGATTGCTGCACGTGCGATGGTAACCGTGGCACACGCGGTGAGTGCGGCGATCGCTCCGACGGTGTCGCTGTATGTCAATGACTACAACACGGCCGCGGTGCGCGCCTATCAGAAAGCCGGGTTTACCACGGTGGGCATCTATGCCACTGTGTTGCTCTGA
- the infB gene encoding translation initiation factor IF-2: protein MAKVRVHELAKEIGVTSRKLLDVLKENGEFVSSASSSIEAPVVRKAREYFEKHPEEIDSAPAKKPAKKAKSASAGAKKEQTPAAKPAAKPAAKPGAAGAGTADADESAAQPAKPGQTSAVPRPPKPAQPKGKPTPGAGGGKQETGQADSGAKPTPAAKPGGKPADRPRPIATPGEAAASARAAREAAPPRPQRRRGPRPGNSPFASKQGMGRPRPGNSPFAPRQGMRQDQADTGRGGGQRRRPRPTPSMMPDQAPQPESQRGGRGGRQRPGGGQGQRPGGGFVRSGGKARGGSTAGAFGRRTGGGRRKSRRAKRQEFEEQQSPMTAGVQVPRGNGAEVRVRAGSSIADFAERINADPAALITVLFRMGEMATANQSLDEDTFQLLGAELGYEIKIMSAEDEDREILEAFDIDLEAERADEDPEDLNERPPVVTVMGHVDHGKTALLDAIRNADVGRGEAGGITQNIGAYQTHVDVEGERRAITFIDTPGHEAFTQMRARGADVTDVAILVVAANDGVMPQTVEAINHAQAANVPIVVAVNKIDLDGANPQKVRSQLTEYGLVAEDYGGDVAFVDVSAKKRTNIEDLLETVLATSDILVEPKANPDKPARGVAIEAKLEHGRGSVITALIQDGTLRVGDSIVVGTAYGRVRAMIDEHGENVEEAEPSRPVQVLGLTSIPGAGDQLIVAEDDRTARQIAERREAAKRAATLAKRRKRISLEDFTSAIEQGKVETLNLIIKGDSSGSVEALESSLLEIEVGQGEVELNVIHRGVGPVTQSDVDLATVDNAVIIGFNVRSAERVQELADEEGVEMKFYNVIFDVTDDVEAALKGKLKPIYEDVEVGTAEILQIFRSGKFGNIAGSIVRKGTINRGHKARVVRDGVVVASDLEIQSLRREKDDVSVVREGFECGITLGFNDIREGDLIETWETREKARD, encoded by the coding sequence GTGGCAAAAGTCCGCGTACATGAGCTTGCCAAGGAAATCGGCGTAACGTCTCGAAAGCTTCTAGACGTGCTGAAGGAAAATGGCGAATTCGTTAGTTCGGCGTCCTCAAGCATTGAGGCACCAGTCGTGCGTAAAGCACGCGAATATTTTGAAAAGCACCCCGAAGAAATTGACTCCGCGCCGGCAAAGAAACCGGCGAAGAAAGCAAAGTCTGCGAGTGCGGGGGCCAAGAAAGAGCAGACTCCGGCCGCTAAGCCTGCGGCAAAGCCGGCAGCCAAGCCGGGTGCAGCCGGCGCAGGTACCGCTGACGCTGATGAGTCGGCTGCACAGCCAGCCAAGCCTGGCCAGACCAGCGCCGTACCACGCCCACCCAAACCGGCACAGCCCAAGGGCAAACCAACGCCGGGCGCAGGCGGTGGAAAGCAGGAGACCGGGCAGGCCGATTCAGGAGCAAAGCCCACACCGGCTGCTAAGCCGGGCGGCAAGCCTGCCGATAGGCCACGCCCAATCGCAACTCCGGGAGAGGCCGCAGCCTCGGCGAGGGCTGCTCGTGAGGCGGCGCCGCCGCGTCCGCAGCGGCGCCGGGGGCCACGCCCAGGAAATAGCCCGTTTGCGTCGAAGCAGGGTATGGGACGGCCGCGCCCGGGCAATAGCCCGTTCGCGCCCCGTCAAGGCATGCGCCAAGATCAGGCTGATACTGGGCGTGGAGGCGGGCAGCGTAGGCGCCCGCGTCCAACGCCGAGCATGATGCCGGATCAGGCACCCCAGCCTGAATCGCAGCGTGGCGGCCGTGGTGGCCGTCAGCGCCCAGGTGGTGGCCAAGGCCAGCGTCCCGGCGGCGGTTTCGTTCGTTCCGGTGGTAAGGCACGCGGCGGTTCAACGGCTGGCGCGTTCGGTCGGCGTACCGGTGGCGGCAGGCGAAAGTCACGCCGTGCCAAGAGGCAGGAATTTGAAGAGCAGCAGTCACCAATGACCGCCGGCGTGCAGGTGCCGCGCGGTAACGGTGCGGAAGTGCGCGTGCGTGCAGGCTCCTCGATTGCTGATTTTGCTGAGCGTATTAATGCCGATCCGGCAGCGCTGATTACCGTGCTGTTCCGCATGGGCGAGATGGCTACGGCCAACCAGTCGCTGGATGAAGACACGTTCCAGCTACTCGGTGCCGAGCTTGGCTACGAGATCAAGATCATGAGTGCTGAAGACGAGGATCGTGAAATCCTCGAAGCCTTCGACATCGATCTGGAAGCCGAACGTGCTGATGAGGATCCGGAGGATCTCAACGAACGCCCGCCGGTTGTGACCGTCATGGGTCACGTTGATCACGGTAAGACGGCCCTGTTGGACGCGATCCGCAATGCCGACGTCGGGCGTGGTGAAGCCGGTGGTATTACCCAGAACATTGGCGCCTACCAGACCCACGTGGACGTGGAAGGCGAGCGACGCGCGATTACATTCATCGATACCCCGGGTCACGAGGCGTTTACGCAAATGCGTGCCCGCGGTGCCGACGTGACGGACGTGGCGATCCTCGTTGTCGCAGCTAATGACGGCGTCATGCCGCAAACCGTGGAAGCGATCAACCATGCGCAGGCAGCGAACGTGCCGATCGTCGTCGCTGTTAACAAGATCGACCTGGACGGGGCAAACCCGCAAAAGGTCCGTTCGCAGCTGACCGAATACGGGCTGGTTGCGGAAGACTACGGTGGCGACGTCGCGTTTGTTGACGTATCGGCGAAGAAGCGTACGAACATTGAAGACCTTCTGGAGACCGTGCTGGCCACCTCGGACATTTTGGTGGAGCCGAAGGCGAATCCGGACAAGCCGGCGCGTGGTGTGGCTATCGAAGCCAAGCTTGAGCACGGCCGTGGTTCGGTTATTACGGCGCTCATCCAGGATGGTACGCTACGAGTTGGCGATTCCATCGTGGTTGGTACCGCCTATGGGCGTGTGCGTGCGATGATCGACGAACACGGCGAAAACGTTGAGGAAGCCGAACCGTCACGTCCCGTGCAGGTTCTTGGCCTGACCTCGATCCCCGGGGCAGGCGATCAGCTCATCGTTGCTGAAGATGACCGCACGGCACGGCAGATTGCCGAACGCCGTGAGGCCGCCAAGCGTGCTGCAACGCTGGCTAAGCGCCGCAAGCGGATCTCGCTCGAAGATTTCACGTCCGCCATCGAACAGGGCAAGGTGGAAACGCTCAACCTTATTATCAAGGGCGATTCGTCCGGCTCCGTCGAAGCACTCGAAAGCTCGCTGCTTGAGATCGAAGTTGGTCAGGGCGAAGTCGAACTCAACGTCATCCACCGTGGTGTCGGTCCGGTCACCCAGTCCGATGTTGACTTGGCAACCGTTGATAACGCCGTCATCATCGGCTTCAACGTGCGCTCTGCTGAACGTGTGCAGGAGCTCGCGGATGAAGAGGGCGTGGAGATGAAGTTCTACAACGTCATCTTCGACGTTACCGACGATGTGGAAGCCGCGCTTAAGGGCAAGCTCAAGCCGATTTATGAAGATGTGGAGGTCGGCACTGCCGAAATCCTGCAGATCTTCCGCTCCGGCAAGTTCGGAAACATTGCTGGTTCGATCGTGCGCAAGGGCACCATCAACCGCGGCCACAAGGCACGGGTGGTACGCGATGGCGTAGTCGTGGCGTCGGATCTAGAGATCCAATCGCTACGCCGCGAGAAGGACGACGTGTCCGTGGTCCGTGAGGGCTTCGAATGCGGTATCACGCTCGGTTTCAACGACATCCGTGAAGGCGATCTCATTGAGACGTGGGAGACCCGCGAAAAGGCACGCGACTAG
- the rbfA gene encoding 30S ribosome-binding factor RbfA, with amino-acid sequence MANTRVDRVADQIKQIVARLINSKLKDPRLGMVTVTDVRVTGDLQHASVFYTVMGSEEERIQSGKALESATGMIRSVVGKQLGLRLTPSLEFILDALPDSVKSMEDLLAQARARDEEIRRRAEGAKPAGDADPYRTPRDEDAAVGTSEDLGSGGSLGVDS; translated from the coding sequence ATGGCGAATACTCGTGTTGACAGGGTTGCTGACCAGATCAAGCAGATCGTGGCACGGCTCATCAACAGCAAGTTGAAGGATCCGCGCCTGGGCATGGTGACCGTAACGGACGTCCGGGTAACTGGGGATCTGCAGCACGCCTCCGTGTTCTATACGGTGATGGGCTCCGAAGAGGAGCGGATTCAATCGGGCAAGGCTCTTGAGTCTGCTACCGGGATGATTCGGTCCGTCGTGGGAAAGCAGCTTGGCCTGCGGCTAACGCCATCGCTGGAGTTTATTCTCGATGCGTTGCCGGATTCGGTGAAGTCGATGGAGGATCTGCTCGCGCAGGCACGTGCCCGTGACGAGGAGATTCGCCGCCGGGCCGAAGGTGCTAAGCCTGCCGGTGATGCTGATCCGTATCGGACGCCACGGGATGAGGACGCCGCGGTAGGCACCAGCGAGGACTTGGGGTCCGGTGGAAGCCTAGGTGTGGATTCTTAG
- a CDS encoding YlxR family protein, giving the protein MPTSIPRAIKQRTCIGCRTVAHSSDLLRFAAIEGNVFPDERANLGGRGAWVHPTAECLKQALAKKAFNRAFKGAVGLEHVQALLEMTTGRPAPRDESG; this is encoded by the coding sequence ATGCCTACGTCGATCCCGCGCGCAATTAAACAGCGCACATGTATCGGGTGTCGAACCGTAGCGCATTCCAGCGATCTTTTACGTTTCGCGGCAATCGAAGGGAACGTGTTCCCAGACGAGCGCGCGAATCTGGGAGGTCGCGGGGCGTGGGTGCATCCCACTGCCGAATGTCTGAAGCAGGCACTGGCGAAGAAGGCATTCAACCGAGCCTTTAAAGGAGCGGTTGGCCTCGAGCACGTGCAGGCTTTGCTTGAAATGACCACGGGGCGGCCAGCCCCCAGAGATGAAAGCGGGTAG
- a CDS encoding ribosome maturation factor RimP yields MSTHSEIASLVEPIVNEHGLYLEQVELHRAGKHSTLRVTIDLPDGPGGVDSGALSEVTRAVSAALDEADPIAGSYNLEVTTPGAERKLTTARHFSRAQGRLVAFSLDDGTEFEGRINAVSGDTVVVAVGSEERSLDLADIAGAQVRLEF; encoded by the coding sequence ATGTCAACACACAGCGAGATCGCCTCCCTCGTGGAGCCCATCGTGAACGAGCACGGCCTGTATTTAGAACAGGTCGAACTTCATCGTGCCGGAAAGCACTCCACGCTCCGGGTCACTATCGATCTGCCGGACGGGCCAGGCGGAGTAGATTCAGGGGCGCTGAGCGAAGTTACGCGTGCGGTGTCGGCTGCGCTTGATGAGGCCGATCCGATTGCCGGTTCCTACAATCTTGAGGTGACCACCCCGGGTGCAGAGAGGAAGCTCACCACGGCTCGCCATTTTTCGCGGGCGCAAGGCCGGCTTGTCGCGTTCTCGCTAGACGATGGCACGGAGTTCGAGGGGCGGATAAACGCCGTATCGGGTGATACTGTGGTGGTTGCTGTTGGCAGCGAGGAACGCTCGCTCGATCTTGCCGATATTGCCGGCGCGCAGGTCAGGCTCGAGTTCTAG
- the ispG gene encoding flavodoxin-dependent (E)-4-hydroxy-3-methylbut-2-enyl-diphosphate synthase, whose translation MSIPVSLGIPKVKEVPQVIRPRKKTRQIKVGDVFVGGDAPVTVQSMTTTKTHDIGATLQQIAELTAAGCDIVRVACPTDKDADALATIAAQSTIPVIADIHFQPRYVFAAIESGMGVRVNPGNIKKFDDKIPEIAAAANANGTAMRIGINAGSLDRRLMQKYGKATPEALVESAVNEARLFEESGFYDFAISVKHHDPVTMVRAYELLSEAGDWPLHLGVTEAGPEFQGTIKSAVAFGALLSRGIGDTIRVSLSAPPVEEVKVGEEILRSLGLRERKLEIVSCPSCGRAQVDVYTLANSVTEGLKDVNFPLRVAVMGCVVNGPGEAREADLGVASGNGKGQIFVRGKVVETVPESEIVETLIRRSRIVAEELGLAEDPAASPEVIV comes from the coding sequence GTGAGTATTCCAGTATCGCTTGGTATCCCGAAAGTGAAGGAAGTTCCGCAGGTTATTCGGCCGCGGAAGAAGACCCGCCAAATCAAGGTGGGCGATGTTTTCGTGGGCGGAGACGCGCCGGTCACAGTACAGTCGATGACCACGACGAAGACGCACGACATCGGCGCAACCCTCCAACAGATCGCCGAGCTAACTGCGGCCGGCTGCGATATTGTGCGCGTGGCCTGCCCAACGGATAAGGATGCTGATGCGCTCGCGACCATCGCCGCCCAGTCAACGATTCCGGTGATTGCCGATATTCATTTCCAGCCGCGTTACGTGTTCGCCGCAATTGAATCGGGGATGGGCGTGCGCGTGAACCCGGGCAACATTAAGAAGTTTGATGACAAGATTCCGGAGATTGCGGCCGCCGCGAACGCGAACGGTACGGCGATGCGGATTGGTATTAATGCCGGGTCGCTGGATCGGCGTCTCATGCAAAAGTATGGGAAGGCAACCCCCGAGGCGCTGGTGGAATCGGCGGTCAATGAGGCACGCCTGTTCGAAGAGTCTGGGTTTTATGATTTCGCGATTTCGGTCAAGCATCATGACCCGGTGACGATGGTGCGCGCCTACGAGCTGCTGTCGGAGGCCGGCGATTGGCCGTTGCACCTGGGTGTGACGGAGGCGGGTCCGGAGTTTCAGGGCACGATTAAGTCAGCTGTCGCTTTTGGTGCGTTGCTCAGCCGTGGGATTGGTGACACGATTAGGGTCTCGCTTTCAGCGCCGCCGGTTGAAGAGGTGAAGGTGGGCGAGGAGATCCTGCGCTCGTTGGGCTTGCGCGAACGCAAATTGGAGATCGTGTCGTGCCCATCGTGTGGGCGTGCTCAGGTGGACGTGTATACGCTCGCCAATTCTGTGACCGAGGGTTTGAAGGACGTCAATTTCCCGTTGCGTGTGGCCGTCATGGGCTGTGTGGTCAACGGGCCGGGCGAGGCACGCGAGGCCGATTTAGGCGTGGCTTCGGGCAACGGTAAGGGCCAGATTTTTGTGCGTGGCAAAGTGGTGGAGACGGTGCCGGAAAGCGAAATTGTTGAGACGCTCATTCGCCGTTCACGCATCGTGGCTGAAGAACTTGGGCTTGCTGAGGATCCTGCGGCCTCGCCAGAAGTGATCGTCTGA
- the truB gene encoding tRNA pseudouridine(55) synthase TruB, whose translation MIDKDQGVTSHDVVGALRRLGATRQVGHAGTLDPMATGLLVVATGRATKLIQYLVGADKTYEARICLGVGSDTDDADGELRAASPPQASGADVDRALEALTGEIMQVPATVSALKVDGKRAHDLARSGQKVELEARPVRVERFERTSQVEPGVVDVAGAEVPVLEFDVVVTASAGTYVRALARDVGIMLGTEAHLTRLRRTDIGSWNVADAVTVADLKRVVEAGGELAPMSIAQVCRRVFPVVEVTEAEARALGNGIFVDMRKPVSVGSRMERWPAAAFTGEVPVALVSPRAGKLKPDLQLGETTSVPS comes from the coding sequence TTGATCGATAAGGATCAGGGCGTGACCAGCCACGATGTGGTTGGTGCGCTGCGCCGTTTGGGTGCGACCCGCCAGGTGGGGCATGCTGGGACGCTCGATCCGATGGCCACCGGGCTGCTCGTCGTCGCCACTGGACGTGCTACGAAGTTGATTCAATACTTAGTGGGCGCGGATAAAACCTATGAGGCTCGCATCTGCCTAGGCGTTGGTTCGGATACGGATGATGCCGACGGCGAGCTGCGTGCGGCGAGCCCGCCGCAGGCGAGCGGCGCGGATGTGGATCGCGCTTTGGAAGCGTTGACGGGGGAGATCATGCAGGTGCCGGCCACCGTGTCTGCACTGAAGGTGGACGGCAAGCGGGCACACGATCTCGCGCGTTCCGGGCAGAAGGTTGAGCTGGAGGCTCGCCCCGTGCGGGTGGAACGTTTCGAACGTACTTCGCAGGTTGAGCCCGGGGTGGTGGACGTTGCGGGCGCCGAGGTGCCGGTGCTCGAGTTTGACGTGGTCGTGACCGCCTCTGCAGGTACGTATGTGCGGGCGCTTGCACGCGACGTCGGGATAATGCTTGGGACCGAAGCGCATTTGACTCGCTTGCGGCGCACGGATATTGGTTCGTGGAACGTTGCGGATGCGGTCACGGTGGCTGATCTGAAACGCGTGGTGGAAGCCGGGGGAGAGCTCGCCCCAATGTCTATCGCGCAGGTCTGCAGGCGGGTGTTTCCGGTGGTCGAGGTGACGGAAGCTGAAGCGCGTGCGTTGGGCAACGGGATTTTCGTGGATATGCGCAAACCTGTGTCTGTGGGTTCGCGGATGGAGCGATGGCCTGCGGCAGCTTTCACGGGTGAGGTTCCCGTGGCGCTGGTGTCGCCGCGTGCAGGGAAACTGAAGCCGGACCTGCAATTGGGTGAAACCACTAGTGTTCCGTCATAA